In Gemmobacter fulvus, a single window of DNA contains:
- a CDS encoding ABC transporter ATP-binding protein has protein sequence MTLLSATDITVRAGAECLVDPVSISLPKGEAVTILGESGSGKSLLAQAILGTLPKGLVASGRLQVGEDRFDPAKPQGSRPLWGRRIAVLPQEPWLALDPLMRGMAQVAESHELVAGAANPSERAARDLDRLGLGTAQDRFPWQLSGGMAQRLAFAAARAGGGRITVADEPTKGLDADRRDDVLALLRQSLAEGGLLTITHDLTLAAGLGGEILVMQGGSVVERGPAARVFAAPEHPYTRALLAADPAHWPARKPAAPTTDLLRAARLTVARNGRRLFQPMDFTLSRGQILGISGPSGCGKSSLGNALLGLLPHQGDLWRDPAIPRLRFQKLWQDPPAAFPARITLAQGLEDLILRHGIAPARIALLLNRLNLSADILDRLPSAVSGGELQRIALLRALLLDPVMLFADEPTSRLDPVTQAETIRLMTEIAEERHMAIVLVSHDQSLLRATCDRVITLDHDQATAA, from the coding sequence ATGACCCTGCTGAGCGCGACAGACATCACCGTGCGGGCCGGGGCAGAGTGTCTGGTGGATCCAGTCTCCATTTCTTTGCCCAAGGGCGAGGCCGTCACCATTCTGGGCGAAAGCGGATCGGGCAAAAGCCTGTTGGCTCAGGCCATCCTCGGCACCCTGCCCAAGGGGCTGGTGGCCTCCGGGCGGTTGCAGGTGGGCGAGGATCGCTTCGATCCGGCAAAGCCGCAGGGCAGCCGCCCGCTCTGGGGCCGCCGCATCGCGGTTTTGCCGCAAGAGCCGTGGCTGGCGCTGGACCCGCTGATGCGCGGCATGGCGCAGGTGGCCGAAAGCCATGAGCTGGTCGCGGGGGCCGCCAATCCAAGCGAGCGCGCGGCAAGAGACCTTGACCGGTTGGGGTTGGGCACGGCACAAGACCGCTTTCCCTGGCAATTGTCGGGGGGCATGGCGCAACGCCTCGCCTTCGCCGCCGCCCGCGCGGGCGGGGGCCGGATCACCGTGGCGGATGAACCGACCAAAGGGCTGGACGCCGATCGGCGCGATGATGTGCTGGCGCTGTTGCGGCAGAGTCTGGCCGAGGGCGGCCTGCTGACCATCACCCACGATCTGACGCTGGCCGCCGGTCTGGGCGGTGAAATTCTGGTGATGCAGGGCGGCAGTGTGGTGGAGCGTGGCCCGGCGGCCCGGGTGTTTGCCGCACCCGAACATCCCTATACCCGTGCCTTGCTCGCCGCTGACCCCGCGCATTGGCCCGCCCGCAAACCGGCGGCCCCTACTACCGATCTGCTGCGCGCGGCGCGTCTGACCGTGGCGCGCAATGGCCGCCGCCTGTTTCAGCCGATGGATTTTACCCTGTCGCGCGGGCAGATTCTGGGCATTTCCGGCCCCTCCGGCTGTGGCAAATCAAGCCTTGGCAATGCGCTTCTGGGGCTTTTGCCGCATCAGGGCGACCTCTGGCGTGACCCGGCAATCCCGCGCCTGCGCTTTCAGAAGCTCTGGCAAGACCCACCCGCCGCCTTCCCGGCCCGCATCACGCTGGCACAGGGGCTGGAGGATCTGATCTTGCGCCATGGGATCGCGCCTGCCCGCATTGCCCTGCTGCTGAACCGCCTCAATCTGTCGGCAGACATCCTGGACCGGCTGCCCTCGGCGGTGTCGGGCGGTGAATTGCAGCGCATCGCGTTGCTGCGCGCCCTGCTGCTTGATCCCGTGATGCTGTTCGCGGACGAGCCGACCTCGCGCCTTGATCCGGTGACGCAGGCCGAAACCATCCGCCTGATGACCGAGATCGCCGAGGAGCGGCACATGGCGATTGTTCTGGTCAGCCACGATCAATCGCTGCTGCGCGCCACCTGCGACCGGGTCATCACCTTGGACCACGATCAGGCCACAGCGGCCTGA
- the argE gene encoding acetylornithine deacetylase, with the protein MTPEAILSDLVAIADLPGASNARMAACIRDHLARLGVECAVLPGPEGDRVNLFATLGPRDVPGYVLSGHMDVVPTEGQIWSSDPFRLRAEGGRLYGRGATDMKGYLACMLAMVPEFQAMGLRRPIHLAFSYDEEIGCRGVGHMIARLPDLCAPPLGCIVGEPSDMVPVLSHKGKQAVELRIEGQAAHSSQPDLGVNAIYPAAELLLFIRDLAARLAAEGPFDARFSPPCSTVVAGVVQGGAAVNIIPDRCAIQMEVRSVPGQAPQDITAQVLARLAQLEGVRVSHRELSSYPALPPPEDRALADLMERLTGKPALQSVSYGTEAGLFHAAGVPSIICGPGSISRAHRPDEYVTVAELTECCALLRRLGQTAAG; encoded by the coding sequence ATGACGCCCGAAGCCATCCTTTCAGATCTCGTTGCCATTGCCGATCTGCCCGGTGCCTCCAACGCGCGGATGGCCGCCTGCATCCGGGATCATCTGGCGCGGCTGGGGGTCGAATGTGCGGTGCTGCCGGGGCCAGAGGGCGACCGGGTGAACCTGTTCGCCACCCTCGGTCCGCGCGATGTGCCTGGTTATGTGCTGTCTGGCCATATGGATGTGGTGCCGACCGAGGGGCAGATCTGGAGCAGCGATCCGTTCCGGCTGCGGGCCGAGGGCGGGCGGCTTTACGGGCGTGGGGCCACTGACATGAAGGGCTATCTGGCCTGTATGCTTGCCATGGTGCCGGAGTTTCAGGCGATGGGCCTTCGCCGTCCGATCCATCTGGCGTTTTCCTATGATGAGGAAATCGGCTGTCGTGGCGTGGGGCATATGATCGCGCGTCTGCCCGATCTTTGTGCGCCGCCGCTGGGCTGTATCGTGGGTGAACCATCGGACATGGTCCCGGTGCTGTCGCACAAGGGCAAGCAGGCGGTGGAACTGCGGATCGAAGGGCAGGCCGCGCATAGCTCGCAGCCCGATCTGGGGGTGAACGCGATCTATCCGGCGGCGGAACTGCTGCTGTTCATCCGCGATCTGGCGGCGCGGCTGGCCGCCGAAGGCCCGTTTGACGCGCGGTTCTCGCCGCCCTGTTCCACCGTGGTGGCGGGCGTGGTGCAGGGCGGGGCTGCGGTGAACATCATCCCGGACCGCTGTGCCATCCAGATGGAGGTGCGCTCGGTGCCGGGGCAGGCACCGCAGGACATTACGGCGCAGGTTCTGGCGCGGCTTGCGCAGCTTGAGGGGGTGCGCGTGTCGCATCGCGAGCTGAGCAGTTACCCCGCGCTGCCGCCGCCCGAGGATCGGGCGCTGGCCGATCTGATGGAACGGTTGACCGGCAAACCGGCGCTGCAATCGGTAAGTTATGGCACCGAGGCGGGGCTGTTTCACGCGGCGGGCGTGCCGTCGATCATCTGCGGCCCGGGCTCGATCAGCCGGGCACATCGGCCGGATGAATATGTGACGGTGGCAGAGCTGACGGAATGTTGCGCCCTGCTGCGCAGGCTGGGGCAGACAGCGGCGGGCTGA
- a CDS encoding tartrate dehydrogenase encodes MTYRIALIPGDGIGLPVTEAALQVAQKAAPGLLDCVTFPWSCEHYLQTGRMMPEDGIDTLRGFDAIFLGAVGWPAKVPDSVSLHGLLLPIRKAFVQYANIRPHRLLPGVEGPLRKQGFDILCIRENTEGEYSGAGGRVHVGTPDEVAVETSIFTRVGVERILRFGFEQARKRRGKLASVTKSNAQKYSMVFWDELTHQIAADYPDVEVSHYHVDAICARMVMAPETLDVVVASNLFGDILTDLGAAIQGGLGFAASANINPTRSAPSMFEPVHGSAPDIAHLGVANPIAAIWSAAMMLDHLGAADAAARIMAAVEATTAQGIGTVPGQDRTEVITAAVLAALD; translated from the coding sequence ATGACCTATCGTATCGCCCTGATCCCCGGAGATGGCATTGGCCTTCCCGTCACCGAAGCCGCCCTTCAGGTGGCACAGAAGGCCGCGCCCGGCCTGCTCGACTGTGTCACCTTTCCGTGGTCCTGCGAACATTATCTGCAAACCGGGCGCATGATGCCCGAAGACGGCATCGACACCCTGCGCGGGTTTGATGCGATTTTTCTGGGCGCAGTGGGCTGGCCCGCCAAAGTGCCGGATTCGGTGTCGCTGCACGGGCTTTTGCTGCCGATCCGCAAGGCGTTTGTCCAATATGCCAATATCCGCCCGCACCGGCTTTTGCCCGGCGTGGAAGGCCCGCTGCGCAAGCAGGGTTTTGACATCCTGTGCATCCGCGAAAATACCGAAGGCGAATATTCCGGTGCCGGGGGCCGCGTGCATGTGGGCACGCCGGATGAGGTGGCGGTGGAAACCTCGATCTTCACCCGAGTGGGCGTGGAGCGCATCCTGCGCTTTGGCTTTGAACAGGCGCGCAAGCGGCGGGGCAAGCTGGCGTCGGTGACAAAATCGAATGCGCAGAAATATTCGATGGTGTTCTGGGATGAACTGACCCATCAGATCGCCGCCGACTACCCGGATGTCGAGGTCAGCCATTACCATGTCGACGCAATCTGCGCCCGGATGGTGATGGCCCCGGAAACACTGGATGTTGTGGTAGCCTCCAACCTGTTCGGCGATATCCTGACCGATCTGGGCGCGGCCATTCAGGGCGGGCTGGGCTTTGCCGCCTCGGCCAATATCAACCCCACCCGCAGCGCGCCGTCGATGTTTGAACCCGTGCATGGATCGGCCCCCGATATCGCACATCTGGGCGTGGCAAACCCGATTGCCGCGATCTGGTCTGCCGCGATGATGCTGGATCATCTGGGCGCGGCGGATGCGGCGGCGCGGATCATGGCGGCGGTCGAGGCAACCACCGCGCAGGGCATCGGCACCGTGCCGGGGCAGGATCGGACAGAGGTGATCACAGCCGCCGTTCTGGCCGCGCTGGACTGA